A single genomic interval of Ramlibacter sp. harbors:
- a CDS encoding DUF3703 domain-containing protein, which yields MTSPSSIPLSADRRAQAFNYLIEAFQRSAGDAVEARWLWLEAAHVTGQSVLKLHWQSHVWMLRHARQSQDRAEIGGQLFRLALVPLGHLLQRLPLGNIGRSHVNAFKPMVVPDAVAQRIREAWNSIGAQEAA from the coding sequence ATGACCAGCCCCTCCTCCATTCCCCTCTCTGCAGACCGGCGAGCCCAGGCGTTCAACTACCTGATAGAAGCCTTCCAGCGAAGCGCGGGGGACGCTGTGGAAGCGCGCTGGTTGTGGCTGGAAGCCGCCCATGTGACAGGTCAGTCAGTCCTGAAGCTGCATTGGCAATCACATGTCTGGATGCTCAGGCACGCCCGGCAAAGTCAAGATCGTGCGGAGATCGGTGGCCAGCTGTTCCGGCTTGCACTGGTCCCGCTGGGGCACTTGCTGCAAAGATTGCCACTTGGCAACATTGGCCGCAGCCACGTCAACGCCTTCAAGCCGATGGTCGTCCCAGACGCAGTGGCACAACGTATCCGGGAAGCATGGAACTCCATTGGCGCACAGGAGGCAGCGTGA
- a CDS encoding YnfA family protein encodes MKTFLLFVATALAEIIGCYLPYLWLKQGRSAWLLIPAFLSLALFAWLLTLHESAAGRVYAAYGGVYVGVALIWLWAVDQVRPTLWDMAGVGVALMGMMIIMFQPAR; translated from the coding sequence ATGAAAACCTTCTTGCTTTTCGTTGCAACCGCTCTGGCCGAGATCATTGGCTGTTACCTGCCATACCTGTGGCTCAAGCAAGGCCGGTCCGCGTGGCTGTTGATCCCCGCCTTCCTGAGTCTGGCCCTGTTCGCCTGGTTATTGACGCTGCACGAATCAGCGGCGGGCCGTGTCTATGCCGCCTACGGCGGCGTTTACGTGGGCGTCGCGCTCATTTGGCTTTGGGCCGTGGATCAGGTCCGCCCCACCTTGTGGGACATGGCCGGTGTGGGGGTCGCGCTGATGGGGATGATGATCATCATGTTTCAGCCGGCACGGTAA
- a CDS encoding heavy metal translocating P-type ATPase → MDTKNLPPTDCCDSATCSAPPAATSGVADAPVFRIATMDCSAEEAEIRRALDPIPGIRTLNFQLGARTLSIDAPQTVLPQALEAIRNAGFNPEPVNPARAQAEAHNGPSKIHHHEQDLGGGVMRLGMALGMAVAAEVVGFVAPETLLWRLTGMALAGIAIWLAGLDVYKKGLAALWRRKLNINALMSVAVTGAFLIGQWPEAAMVMALYAIAELIEARAVDRARNAIKGLLALAPDEALMWTASGQWQPTPVAQVPLESTVRIRPGERLPLDGVITKGTGAINQAPVTGESIPVDKAPGDQVFAGTINEAGELEIRVTAVASNSTLARIIHAVEQAQGTRAPTQRFVDRFAAIYTPAVFALAVAVAALTPFLLGLNWQEAIYKALVLLVIACPCALVISTPVTVVSGLAAGARRGILIKGGIYLETARSLKTVALDKTGTITQGKPTLVAWQAWKGADTATAQRLAVSLASRSDHPVSQAIAAGLQDEGAPVEDFSALPGRGVQGRIEGHQVLLANHRAVHERGLCGPELEAELGKHEQQGRTVTLLANANEVIAVFAVADTIKETSRQAVAELKSLGVTPVMLTGDNLATAKAIAAQAGIDDARGDLLPEAKLEAIKDMQARYGATGMTGDGINDAPALAQADIGFAMGGAGTDIAMEAADVVIMNDDLRRVAETVRLSRRTHNVLWQNITLALGIKSVFLVLAVFGSATMWMAVFADMGASLLVIANGLRLLRGSKQP, encoded by the coding sequence ATGGATACAAAAAACCTGCCCCCTACGGACTGTTGCGACTCTGCCACGTGCTCCGCGCCGCCCGCTGCCACCAGCGGGGTTGCGGATGCCCCCGTTTTTCGCATAGCCACGATGGATTGCAGTGCCGAAGAGGCCGAAATCCGCCGTGCTCTGGACCCGATTCCTGGAATTCGTACCCTGAACTTTCAGTTAGGCGCCCGGACATTGAGCATTGACGCGCCCCAGACCGTTCTACCGCAGGCATTGGAGGCCATTCGCAACGCTGGTTTCAACCCCGAGCCTGTCAACCCAGCTCGCGCGCAAGCCGAGGCACACAACGGCCCGAGCAAAATACATCACCACGAGCAAGATCTGGGCGGCGGCGTCATGCGTCTGGGCATGGCCCTGGGCATGGCGGTCGCTGCTGAAGTAGTGGGTTTCGTCGCTCCAGAAACCCTGCTCTGGAGGCTCACGGGCATGGCGCTGGCGGGCATAGCCATCTGGCTCGCCGGGCTGGACGTCTACAAAAAGGGCTTGGCAGCGCTGTGGCGGCGCAAGCTCAACATCAATGCGCTGATGTCAGTGGCCGTCACCGGAGCTTTCCTGATTGGGCAATGGCCGGAGGCGGCCATGGTCATGGCCTTGTACGCCATCGCCGAATTGATCGAAGCGCGCGCCGTTGACCGTGCGCGCAACGCCATCAAAGGGCTGCTGGCGCTCGCGCCGGACGAAGCGTTGATGTGGACTGCGTCGGGCCAATGGCAACCCACGCCGGTTGCCCAGGTCCCGCTCGAATCCACCGTGCGTATTCGTCCCGGTGAGAGGCTGCCCCTTGATGGGGTCATCACAAAGGGAACGGGCGCGATCAACCAGGCGCCGGTAACAGGTGAAAGCATTCCCGTGGACAAGGCGCCTGGCGATCAGGTGTTCGCGGGCACCATCAATGAAGCAGGTGAGCTTGAAATTCGCGTGACAGCGGTGGCCAGCAACAGCACACTGGCACGCATCATCCATGCTGTGGAGCAAGCGCAGGGGACGCGGGCGCCCACCCAGCGCTTTGTTGACCGTTTCGCGGCCATCTACACACCTGCTGTCTTCGCGCTCGCCGTGGCTGTTGCGGCACTCACCCCATTCTTGCTGGGCCTCAACTGGCAGGAGGCCATCTACAAGGCGCTGGTCCTGCTGGTCATTGCCTGTCCCTGTGCGCTGGTCATCTCAACGCCCGTTACCGTCGTTAGCGGCTTGGCCGCGGGGGCCCGCCGGGGCATCTTGATCAAAGGTGGAATCTACCTTGAGACCGCACGTTCCCTGAAGACAGTTGCGCTGGACAAGACCGGGACCATCACCCAGGGCAAGCCTACGCTGGTCGCATGGCAAGCATGGAAGGGTGCGGACACCGCGACAGCGCAGAGATTGGCGGTGAGTCTGGCAAGCCGCTCTGACCATCCGGTGTCACAGGCCATCGCTGCTGGCCTTCAAGATGAAGGAGCGCCGGTGGAAGACTTCAGCGCCCTGCCGGGCCGCGGTGTACAGGGCAGGATCGAAGGGCATCAGGTGCTGCTGGCCAACCATCGAGCCGTTCACGAGCGCGGGCTGTGCGGCCCGGAACTGGAAGCCGAACTGGGCAAACACGAGCAGCAGGGCCGCACGGTCACGCTGCTGGCCAACGCCAATGAAGTGATTGCTGTTTTCGCAGTTGCCGACACCATCAAGGAAACCTCCCGCCAGGCCGTCGCTGAACTGAAGTCACTGGGCGTCACGCCTGTCATGCTGACAGGAGACAACCTCGCAACGGCCAAGGCCATCGCCGCGCAGGCCGGCATTGACGATGCCCGCGGTGATCTGCTACCCGAAGCCAAGCTGGAAGCCATCAAGGATATGCAGGCCCGCTATGGCGCGACAGGCATGACGGGCGACGGCATCAATGACGCCCCTGCATTGGCACAGGCCGACATTGGCTTTGCGATGGGTGGAGCCGGGACCGACATTGCCATGGAGGCGGCCGATGTGGTGATCATGAACGACGACTTGCGCAGGGTTGCCGAAACAGTGCGATTGTCACGGCGCACGCACAATGTGCTCTGGCAGAACATCACGCTTGCCCTGGGCATCAAGAGCGTTTTCCTGGTGCTGGCCGTGTTCGGCAGCGCCACCATGTGGATGGCCGTGTTTGCGGATATGGGTGCCAGCCTGTTGGTGATTGCGAACGGCTTGCGCCTGCTGCGCGGGAGCAAACAGCCATGA
- a CDS encoding efflux RND transporter periplasmic adaptor subunit: MPLLAVVVVATGLAMPQDAAAGAGHDHGEEAASASGNSPKRQPDGSVFLPKPSQRQLGVRTVVAEEKALPKTVELTGRVVADANAGGKVQPTQAGRIEPGPRGLPQLGQAVRKGETLAVLRASNAAIERANQVAQTAELRANLDLARKRVARLEQLEGTVAQKDVDAARAEADSLAQRLAAVGASVNATEALVAPVSGVIAAANVVAGQVVDAREVLFEIVDPARLMVEASAFDAALLGNIASASASATPGTAVALRFVGAGRTLREGAIPLLFSTSAGKDAVPLAVGQPVKVIVQTRETVKGFAVPTGAVVKNPSNQDMVWVHTGAEVFQPRSVRAIALDGATVSVVDGLKAGDRVVTQGAPLVNQVR, encoded by the coding sequence ATGCCCTTGTTGGCAGTTGTTGTCGTGGCGACGGGCTTGGCCATGCCCCAGGACGCCGCAGCAGGCGCCGGCCATGACCATGGCGAAGAGGCCGCATCGGCCAGCGGCAACTCACCCAAGCGCCAGCCCGACGGCAGTGTGTTCCTGCCCAAGCCGAGCCAGCGCCAGCTGGGCGTGCGCACGGTGGTGGCCGAAGAAAAGGCCTTGCCCAAAACAGTGGAACTGACCGGTCGCGTCGTGGCGGACGCCAACGCGGGCGGCAAGGTGCAACCCACACAGGCGGGGCGCATAGAGCCCGGCCCGCGCGGCCTGCCCCAGCTGGGCCAGGCCGTGCGCAAGGGCGAAACGCTGGCGGTGCTGCGTGCGTCCAACGCCGCCATCGAGCGCGCCAACCAGGTGGCGCAAACCGCCGAGCTGAGGGCCAACCTCGACCTGGCCCGCAAGCGCGTGGCCCGTCTGGAGCAGTTGGAAGGCACCGTGGCGCAAAAGGACGTTGACGCCGCCCGTGCCGAAGCCGACAGCCTGGCGCAGCGCCTGGCTGCCGTAGGCGCCAGTGTGAACGCGACCGAGGCGCTGGTGGCTCCCGTGTCTGGGGTGATCGCCGCCGCCAATGTGGTGGCCGGCCAGGTGGTGGACGCGCGCGAAGTCCTGTTCGAGATCGTGGACCCGGCGCGGCTGATGGTAGAGGCCAGTGCGTTTGACGCGGCCCTGCTGGGCAACATCGCATCAGCCAGCGCCAGCGCAACGCCGGGTACGGCCGTGGCGCTGCGCTTCGTGGGCGCGGGCCGCACGCTGCGCGAAGGCGCCATTCCGCTGCTGTTCAGCACCAGCGCTGGCAAGGATGCAGTGCCACTGGCCGTCGGCCAGCCGGTCAAGGTCATCGTGCAGACGCGCGAAACCGTCAAGGGCTTTGCCGTGCCCACCGGCGCGGTAGTCAAGAACCCCAGCAACCAGGACATGGTGTGGGTGCATACCGGCGCCGAAGTGTTCCAGCCGCGCTCTGTACGGGCGATTGCGCTGGACGGCGCAACGGTGTCGGTGGTGGATGGGCTCAAGGCCGGTGACCGGGTGGTGACGCAAGGCGCACCGCTGGTCAACCAGGTCCGCTGA
- a CDS encoding DUF4148 domain-containing protein, protein MIRRVLSAALFVVAVPAFASNVIHSATTEMGYTVHPEHAQPGKSRAEVLAEMDRAKANGSWAFLRVGAPVPAQVGTLTRQDVLADLARAQKHPTWSARRVGAPVSMD, encoded by the coding sequence ATGATCCGTCGCGTACTTTCTGCTGCCCTGTTTGTCGTCGCTGTTCCGGCGTTCGCCAGCAACGTCATCCACTCCGCCACCACCGAGATGGGGTACACCGTACACCCTGAGCATGCGCAGCCCGGCAAATCAAGGGCCGAGGTGCTGGCCGAGATGGACCGCGCCAAGGCCAACGGCAGCTGGGCCTTTCTTCGCGTGGGCGCGCCCGTGCCGGCCCAAGTTGGAACACTGACGCGGCAAGACGTTCTGGCTGATCTGGCGCGCGCGCAGAAGCACCCGACCTGGAGCGCCCGCCGTGTGGGTGCCCCGGTATCCATGGATTGA
- a CDS encoding thioredoxin domain-containing protein encodes MFDPKKVALASLVLVVTAFVAGAWLYKRDAAQAQSGLAQGQPEQVIRADAARHGSADAKVTIVEFFDPACEACRAYYPLVKQIVNTSFGRVSLVLRYAPLHKDSDQAALMLEATRRQDKFWPAVEAALAAQDRWASHDKPDIAQLWTALAAAGIDIERVRADMRTEAVTGALAQDMAALTALKVQRTPTFYVNGKPLVDFGAQQLKTLVSSEVKAAYGD; translated from the coding sequence ATGTTTGACCCAAAGAAGGTGGCGTTAGCCAGCCTGGTGCTGGTGGTTACCGCCTTCGTGGCAGGCGCCTGGCTGTACAAGCGAGACGCCGCGCAAGCCCAATCCGGGCTCGCCCAAGGCCAGCCAGAACAGGTCATTCGCGCGGACGCCGCGCGCCATGGTTCAGCGGACGCCAAAGTCACGATCGTCGAATTCTTTGACCCCGCGTGCGAAGCCTGCCGCGCGTATTACCCGCTGGTCAAGCAAATAGTCAACACCAGTTTTGGCCGGGTCAGCCTGGTGCTGCGGTACGCACCGCTGCACAAGGACTCTGACCAGGCCGCACTGATGCTGGAAGCCACCAGGCGGCAAGACAAGTTCTGGCCCGCCGTGGAGGCAGCGCTGGCAGCCCAGGACCGCTGGGCCAGCCATGACAAGCCCGACATTGCACAGCTGTGGACCGCGCTCGCGGCCGCGGGCATCGACATCGAGCGGGTGCGTGCCGATATGAGGACCGAGGCCGTCACGGGCGCCCTGGCCCAGGACATGGCGGCGCTCACGGCGCTGAAGGTCCAGCGGACGCCCACCTTCTACGTCAATGGCAAGCCTTTGGTTGACTTCGGCGCGCAGCAGCTGAAAACGCTGGTGTCAAGCGAAGTGAAGGCCGCATACGGTGATTGA
- a CDS encoding disulfide bond formation protein B, giving the protein MELHWRTGGSVSRSPQNRPSRAGQLMLIAWLVSLVATAAALFIGEVMGRVPCVLCWYQRIAMFPLVVVLGAGVLRQDHAMVLPALVLAAAGWFVAGYHTLLYWGWIDPAITPCGSGPSCKQAVLQVLGAFDLPFVSWLAFTVIVLALAVSLKGNKHV; this is encoded by the coding sequence ATGGAACTCCATTGGCGCACAGGAGGCAGCGTGAGTCGGTCGCCGCAGAATCGGCCGTCGCGTGCCGGGCAACTCATGCTCATCGCCTGGCTGGTCAGCCTGGTGGCCACGGCTGCGGCGCTGTTCATTGGCGAGGTTATGGGCAGGGTGCCCTGCGTGTTGTGCTGGTACCAGCGCATCGCCATGTTTCCATTGGTCGTCGTGCTGGGTGCGGGCGTCCTGCGCCAGGACCACGCCATGGTTTTGCCCGCTTTGGTCCTGGCTGCGGCGGGCTGGTTCGTAGCGGGCTACCACACGCTGCTGTACTGGGGCTGGATCGATCCGGCCATCACGCCCTGCGGCTCGGGGCCTTCGTGCAAGCAGGCTGTACTGCAGGTTCTGGGGGCGTTCGACCTGCCCTTTGTTTCGTGGCTGGCTTTCACGGTGATCGTGCTGGCCCTGGCCGTTTCATTGAAAGGGAACAAGCATGTTTGA
- a CDS encoding TolC family protein: MLVLPLSLRRAGVVAGLCLGLLAPAQAQSPAPVSLRQALDAAWALSPAARAAASRQAELQARAAAARALLSGSPSATLAHRTDRLQTNGGLREYEVEVALPLWNPGMRQATQRQVAADAALLDQQNTLARLKLAGELREAAGLLAAQLAERELAARKLDEANRLAADTERRVKAGDTARVDLLQTQGASRQAESALAQADAALARARGHWRSLTGLNADPAWSEQPGTAADHPGVLAAQAQVRSAQTRLALTDADRRDPMELGVGVTRERAAAGAPGETTMRFALRIPFGGDTRNAAKLAAARAELDAAQAEADALQRQIEAERESAQVHLDAARRNEVLTTQRATLAGQAQALIAKAHQLGEADLPTRMRADNDKYDADLALARARIDTLRATAQLNQALGLLP; the protein is encoded by the coding sequence TTGCTTGTTTTACCTTTGTCGCTTCGGCGCGCGGGCGTCGTCGCCGGGCTGTGCCTTGGCCTGCTTGCGCCCGCGCAGGCCCAATCCCCCGCCCCTGTTTCCCTGCGCCAGGCACTTGACGCAGCCTGGGCGCTGAGCCCTGCCGCGCGTGCGGCCGCCAGCCGCCAGGCCGAGCTGCAGGCGCGCGCCGCTGCAGCGCGCGCGCTTCTATCCGGCAGCCCGTCGGCCACGCTGGCCCACCGCACCGACCGCCTGCAAACCAACGGCGGCCTGCGCGAGTATGAGGTCGAGGTCGCCCTGCCGCTGTGGAACCCCGGCATGCGCCAGGCTACACAACGCCAGGTGGCTGCCGACGCCGCCTTGCTGGACCAACAAAACACACTGGCCCGGCTCAAGCTGGCCGGCGAGCTGCGCGAAGCAGCCGGACTGCTGGCCGCGCAGCTCGCCGAGCGGGAGCTGGCCGCACGCAAACTGGACGAAGCCAACCGCCTGGCAGCCGACACCGAGCGCCGCGTAAAGGCGGGCGATACCGCACGCGTGGACCTGCTGCAAACCCAGGGCGCATCCAGGCAGGCAGAAAGCGCGCTGGCACAAGCGGATGCCGCGCTCGCGCGGGCCCGGGGCCACTGGCGCAGCCTGACCGGTCTGAATGCCGACCCCGCCTGGAGCGAACAGCCCGGCACGGCGGCGGATCACCCCGGCGTGCTGGCCGCGCAGGCCCAGGTGCGCAGCGCGCAAACGCGCCTGGCGCTGACCGATGCAGACCGGCGCGACCCGATGGAGCTGGGCGTGGGCGTGACCCGCGAACGCGCTGCTGCCGGTGCGCCGGGTGAAACCACGATGCGATTCGCCTTGCGCATCCCCTTCGGCGGTGACACACGCAACGCCGCCAAGCTGGCGGCGGCCCGCGCCGAGCTGGACGCCGCACAGGCAGAGGCTGACGCCCTGCAACGCCAGATCGAGGCCGAGCGAGAAAGCGCCCAGGTCCACCTGGATGCCGCGCGCCGCAATGAAGTGCTGACCACCCAGCGTGCCACGCTAGCAGGCCAGGCGCAGGCACTGATCGCCAAGGCCCACCAACTGGGCGAAGCCGACTTGCCCACCCGCATGCGCGCCGACAACGACAAGTACGACGCCGACCTCGCGCTGGCCCGCGCCCGCATTGACACCCTGCGCGCCACCGCCCAACTGAATCAAGCCCTCGGACTGCTCCCATGA
- a CDS encoding heavy metal sensor histidine kinase, producing MNLGQKKPYSIGLRLSWTFAGQTLLGLGATSLGIYLVMLINLSHRADAELARKAALVQHLVNEARQSGDLPTMRHKLDEFFVAHDDLEVTLMDASGYPAYTGVRLQGVLSSHLRSTTFDLPAGVVGTGPGRAQITMNRSADSQMLHRLALALIVATVMGAVIVSAAGFWMVRRSLAPLHGLARQTQALRADRLGKRLSLDQPVQELQPWIDEFNELLVRLEYAYGQLEGFNADVAHELRTPLATLIGQTEVELSRDRSADALRDTLASNLEELRRLSSIINDMLFLSRADNGARIAASPEVSLASEIHKVLEFYEAALAERGLVASVLGDACTAFDAGLIKRAVSNLLSNAIRYAYPGTEVMVRIQRQERAIALVVSNTGPELAPGALPRLFDRFYRGQSSREGSSENHGLGLAIVKAIAQMHGGEVLATSDRNLTSIGMTLALVSHHDAAR from the coding sequence ATGAATCTGGGGCAAAAGAAACCCTATTCCATCGGGTTGCGGCTGTCCTGGACGTTTGCCGGCCAGACGCTGCTGGGCCTGGGCGCCACCAGCCTGGGCATTTATCTTGTCATGCTCATTAACCTGTCCCACCGTGCCGACGCTGAACTGGCACGCAAGGCGGCTCTCGTACAGCACCTGGTGAATGAGGCACGGCAAAGCGGTGACTTGCCCACGATGCGCCACAAGCTGGATGAATTTTTTGTCGCGCACGATGACCTTGAGGTCACACTCATGGATGCCAGTGGCTACCCGGCCTACACGGGCGTGCGGCTTCAGGGCGTTCTCAGCAGCCATCTGCGCAGCACTACATTTGACCTTCCCGCGGGTGTGGTCGGCACCGGCCCTGGCCGGGCGCAGATCACCATGAACCGTTCTGCGGACAGCCAGATGCTCCATCGTCTCGCGCTTGCGTTGATCGTGGCCACGGTCATGGGCGCGGTGATCGTCTCGGCAGCAGGATTCTGGATGGTGCGCAGGTCGCTCGCCCCATTGCATGGGCTGGCACGCCAGACGCAGGCATTGAGGGCTGACCGGCTGGGCAAGCGCCTTTCACTGGACCAGCCGGTACAGGAGTTGCAGCCGTGGATTGATGAATTCAACGAGCTGCTGGTCCGATTGGAATATGCCTACGGGCAGCTGGAGGGCTTCAACGCAGATGTAGCACACGAGCTGCGCACGCCGCTGGCTACATTGATAGGCCAGACCGAAGTCGAGCTGTCACGTGATCGCAGTGCGGACGCTTTGCGCGATACCTTGGCCTCCAACCTGGAAGAGCTGCGAAGGTTGTCCTCCATCATCAATGACATGCTTTTCCTGTCACGGGCGGACAATGGCGCCAGAATTGCCGCTTCGCCAGAGGTCAGCCTCGCCTCGGAAATCCACAAGGTGCTTGAGTTTTACGAAGCCGCCCTGGCCGAACGAGGCCTGGTCGCGTCGGTACTCGGCGATGCCTGCACTGCATTCGACGCTGGCCTGATCAAGCGCGCGGTATCCAATCTGCTGAGCAATGCCATCCGGTACGCCTATCCAGGGACCGAGGTGATGGTCCGAATCCAGCGGCAAGAACGCGCCATCGCTTTGGTGGTGAGCAATACAGGGCCTGAGCTGGCGCCAGGCGCGCTTCCCAGGCTGTTTGACCGCTTCTATCGCGGGCAAAGTTCACGTGAAGGCAGCAGCGAAAATCATGGGCTTGGCCTGGCAATCGTCAAGGCAATCGCCCAGATGCATGGCGGCGAGGTGCTGGCAACCTCCGACAGGAATCTCACCTCCATCGGGATGACACTGGCCCTTGTTTCACATCACGATGCGGCGCGCTGA
- a CDS encoding heavy metal response regulator transcription factor, whose amino-acid sequence MKILVVEDERKLADYLHKGLSEHSFVVDIARDGIDGKYLAIEGQYDLLILDIMLPGIDGLALLHAVRQVKATPILMLTARDRIEDRVHGLQQGADDYLVKPFAFSELLARVRALLRRGGAVQESAVLRLADLEVDLIRRKATRSGQRLDLSSKEFSLLTLLMQRKGEILAKTTLAEQVWDMNFDSDTNVVEVAVRRLRAKLDDPFRAKLLQTVRGMGYVLEERSA is encoded by the coding sequence ATGAAAATTCTTGTTGTGGAAGATGAGCGCAAGCTCGCTGACTATTTGCACAAAGGCCTGAGCGAACACAGCTTTGTCGTGGATATCGCCCGTGATGGCATTGACGGCAAGTACCTCGCTATCGAGGGTCAATACGATCTGCTGATCCTGGACATCATGCTGCCCGGCATTGATGGCCTGGCGCTGCTGCACGCCGTGCGGCAAGTCAAGGCCACTCCCATCCTGATGTTGACCGCGCGCGACCGGATTGAGGACCGGGTTCACGGGCTGCAGCAGGGTGCGGACGACTACCTGGTCAAGCCTTTCGCCTTTTCGGAACTGCTGGCCCGCGTACGGGCGCTGCTGCGCCGCGGCGGTGCCGTACAGGAAAGCGCCGTTCTGCGGTTGGCCGACCTGGAGGTCGATCTCATACGCCGCAAAGCCACCCGTTCGGGCCAGAGGCTGGACCTGAGCTCCAAGGAATTCTCGTTGCTCACCCTGCTGATGCAACGAAAGGGCGAGATCCTGGCCAAGACCACACTGGCCGAGCAGGTCTGGGACATGAACTTTGACAGCGATACCAATGTCGTGGAGGTTGCGGTTCGGCGCCTGCGCGCCAAACTGGACGATCCTTTCCGCGCCAAACTGCTCCAGACGGTGCGCGGGATGGGATACGTCCTGGAAGAACGCAGCGCATGA
- the cadR gene encoding Cd(II)/Pb(II)-responsive transcriptional regulator, which produces MKIGELAKAAGTQAETIRYYEREGLLPVANRTDGNYRVYDSAHAQRLAFIRHCRCLDMTLDEIRVLLRFKDAPKDNCGEVDQLLEGHIAHVVTRIKELKVLEKELRTLRAKCSDNGQTAECGILEGLEKAAREHNHSTHPSTDRRPHVLGSHSVHRQ; this is translated from the coding sequence ATGAAAATCGGAGAGTTGGCCAAAGCGGCGGGAACCCAGGCAGAGACCATTCGTTACTACGAACGCGAAGGCCTTTTGCCGGTGGCAAACCGCACTGACGGCAACTACCGTGTGTACGACAGCGCACATGCCCAGCGCCTTGCATTCATACGGCACTGCAGGTGCCTGGACATGACACTGGATGAAATCCGGGTACTGCTGCGGTTCAAGGACGCGCCAAAGGACAACTGCGGTGAAGTCGATCAACTGCTCGAAGGACACATCGCTCACGTGGTGACCCGCATCAAAGAACTGAAAGTCCTGGAAAAGGAACTACGAACTTTGCGCGCGAAATGCTCGGACAACGGCCAAACGGCTGAGTGCGGAATTTTGGAAGGACTTGAAAAAGCGGCACGCGAGCACAACCATTCAACGCATCCATCCACGGATCGTCGGCCTCATGTTCTTGGATCGCATTCCGTTCACCGCCAGTGA